The genomic stretch ATATGAGCCCTCTATATCATTAACACATTCAATAACAGCATTTATAAGATCACCCTTATAGTGATACTCAATAAGGTGAGCAACTACTTCAGTGTCCGTTTCGGATTTAAATTCATAGCCCTGTGATTGCAGGAAGTCCTTTAGCTTAATATAGTTTTCAATTATTCCGTTATGTACAACGGCAAATTTTCCCGATTGGCTTATATGGGGGTGAGAGTTTACATCGTTCGGTTCACCATGGGTTGCCCATCTTGTATGTCCTATTCCCATATTAGCTGAAGGCATTTCTTCATTAAGCTTTGATTCAAGGGCTGCAAGCCGGCCTTTACATTTAATTACATTAACGCAGTTGCTATCGTATGTTGCAATTCCTGCCGAATCATATCCTCTATATTCAAGTTTCTTAAGACCATTAATCAATATTGGTGTAGCTATTTTATCACCTATATATCCAACTATACCGCACATAATCAATTCTCCTTTATTTTTTATTTTATGAGTTTGTATTAAAGCACAGACTAATAAAGATATGCGGGCAAGCATAATAGAATTAAACCAACCAATTGATTTATAAAATAGTGAATTTATTAACAGAATAACCATTTAAGGCTTATTTTGTTTTACAGTCACCCGTAATATTTGTAAAGCCTTTGTTGATTATGGTAAACCAGAAGGTTTCCGCCGAATTTTCGATAATCCACATGTGGGTATTGGGCAATTAAAACAATTGCTACTCCAAATACCTACCTGTGACCTCCTTCTCCTCGTCAGCTGCTGTAGGAAATTGCAGCTCTGGCGCTTTATGCTGCAGTACCTAATAAGATATAAGGTACTTACAATTAGTATTCTGTATGAAATTTCACTTAATCAATAAAAGTGATTGTTTAATATCATAAATCATCTATCATCTATGCCTGAAGTATGTCTAAATTATCCCAACCTTTCTTCAATAGATTTTGCAAGCTCGGAGGCTTTTCTGGTAATATAATCCTGATCCTTGCCTTCAATCATAACCCTGACAAGAGGCTCAGTTCCTGAAGGTCTTATCAGGACTCTTCCTTCACCATGAAATTCATCTTCAAGGTCCTTACATAGACGGGCAATCACCTCATCTTCCATGTAGCAGTATTTTTTTTCGTTGCAAACCTTTGCATTTTTCAGTATCTGAGGGAAGACTTGCATTTTGGATGTCAGTTCAGACATCTTTTTTCCGGAAGTTTTGAGAATTTTTAAGAGCTGAACAGCTGTAAGCAGGCCATCACCGGTAGTGTTATGTTCAAGGAAAATAATGTGACCTGACTGCTCACCACCTAAGCAATAACCATTTGCCAGCATTTCTTCCAGCACATACCTATCTCCAACCTTTGTTTTAACCAGGTTGATTCCTTCTCTGCGGCCCATAATATCCAAACCAAGGTTGCTCATAACGGTGGCAACTATGGTGTTATTGGCAAGTTTACCGTTTTCTTTAAGGTCAATACCTATGACAGTCATTATCTGATCACCATCAACAAGGGTTCCGTTTTCATCGATAGCAAGAACTCTGTCAGCATCGCCATCAAAAGCCAGACCTATGTCAGCACCAACCTCTTTTACAAATTCCTTAAGCTGCGACATATGTGTAGAACCACAGCCGTGATTTATATTGATACCGTTGGGCTCGTTATTTATGACCGAAACCTGAGCACCAAGCTCAAATAGTGCCAGCGGTGCGGCTTTATATGCAGCTCCATTTGCACAATCAATTGCAACCTTAACACCTGTAAGGTCACATCCAATAGTACCTTTTATAAAATTAATATAGTCATCCAGAGCGGATTCGTTTATGCTTTTTATGCCAACCTTTTCTCCTATAGGACGAGGTAATTCCTCAGCCTTATCCACAATTATGGATTCAATCCTATCTTCCATTGAATCAGGAAGTTTATATCCTCTATTGTCAAAGAATTTAATTCCGTTAAACTCATAAGGATTATGCGATGCTGAAATAACAACTCCTGCATCAGCATTATAAAGTCTTGTAAGGTAAGCGATAGCGGGTGTCGGGATTATTCCAACACATATTGCTTCGGCACCGACAGAGCAGATCCCGGATACTAGTGCTGATTCCAACATATCACCGGAAATCCTGGTATCCATTCCAACAAGTATTTTAGGTACATGCTTAGTTTCGGCGGTTAATACATATGCACCTGCCTGACCGAGATTATATGCTAAATCAGCTGTAAGTTCAAGGTTGGCTATACCTCTGACTCCGTCTGTTCCAAAAAGTTTTCCCATTCTTAATTGACCCCTCTCGAAATATCAAAATATGAAAATGTTATGAAAAATCAAATTTATAATACGTATTATATATAACAAATAGTTATGTATAATTAAGACCAACCATTATGTGGTAAAATGCCAAAAAATAGTAAACCCAAAACTATACAAATTAATTATACTTGTAATTAATCCATAACACAATAAATTTTTAATAAAGTGTATACCTTAACATAATAGTATAAATCTATTATAAAACATTTTATTCTGAAATCAATAAAATGTTTCTTACCAAATTAAGTTAAGTTATGTTAAATCCGATAAATATATTCAACCTAGA from Pseudobacteroides sp. encodes the following:
- the glmM gene encoding phosphoglucosamine mutase codes for the protein MGKLFGTDGVRGIANLELTADLAYNLGQAGAYVLTAETKHVPKILVGMDTRISGDMLESALVSGICSVGAEAICVGIIPTPAIAYLTRLYNADAGVVISASHNPYEFNGIKFFDNRGYKLPDSMEDRIESIIVDKAEELPRPIGEKVGIKSINESALDDYINFIKGTIGCDLTGVKVAIDCANGAAYKAAPLALFELGAQVSVINNEPNGININHGCGSTHMSQLKEFVKEVGADIGLAFDGDADRVLAIDENGTLVDGDQIMTVIGIDLKENGKLANNTIVATVMSNLGLDIMGRREGINLVKTKVGDRYVLEEMLANGYCLGGEQSGHIIFLEHNTTGDGLLTAVQLLKILKTSGKKMSELTSKMQVFPQILKNAKVCNEKKYCYMEDEVIARLCKDLEDEFHGEGRVLIRPSGTEPLVRVMIEGKDQDYITRKASELAKSIEERLG